A window from Streptomyces sp. NBC_00335 encodes these proteins:
- a CDS encoding MOSC domain-containing protein yields the protein MSTASPANRAGVAQVAAVSSNEVYSFTKPTRESITLLEGLGVEGDVHAGVTVKHRSRVAQDPTQPNLRQVHLIHRELFEEVAEAGHQVEPGQLGENVTTAGIDLLALPTGTLLRLGADAVVEVTGLRNPCLQIDNFQHGLLKRVVSRDDEGNLLRKAGIMGVVHRGGTIHPGDTIEVTLPPTPHVPLDRV from the coding sequence ATGAGCACGGCGAGTCCGGCGAACCGGGCAGGTGTGGCGCAGGTCGCGGCGGTCAGCAGCAACGAGGTCTATTCGTTCACCAAGCCCACGCGCGAGAGCATCACGCTCCTCGAAGGGCTCGGAGTCGAGGGAGACGTCCACGCGGGGGTCACGGTCAAGCACCGTTCCCGCGTGGCCCAGGACCCCACGCAGCCGAACCTCCGGCAGGTGCACCTGATTCACCGGGAGCTCTTCGAGGAGGTGGCCGAGGCCGGCCACCAGGTCGAGCCGGGCCAGCTCGGGGAGAACGTCACCACCGCAGGCATAGACCTGCTCGCCCTGCCGACCGGCACCTTGCTGCGCCTCGGCGCGGATGCGGTGGTCGAGGTGACCGGCCTGCGCAATCCCTGCCTGCAGATCGACAACTTCCAGCACGGGCTGCTCAAGCGGGTGGTGAGCCGGGACGACGAGGGCAACCTGCTCCGCAAGGCCGGAATCATGGGCGTGGTCCACCGGGGCGGCACGATCCATCCCGGCGACACCATCGAGGTCACCCTCCCCCCGACCCCGCACGTCCCCCTCGACCGGGTCTGA
- a CDS encoding sensor histidine kinase yields the protein MRRPRRTPEAAASRPPAPAPAGGRGKGPGRRAHAGPPAEEPAERAASDVFAAIPGAAGGGARGPRLRLRPATVRAKIVSLLMVPVVSLLALWAFATVDAAQDVARLSRVQRVDRELRAPVENAIAALQAERRTAVRLLADPTAGQAAAAQAPGQAAALDEQARRTDGALRSLRLGDRNTVADSGDYRTDIVVRLRAFVAAAEGLGPAREDVAEHRATPEAAYETYTRVIDTALDVGGALSGGGQDAELGVDARVLLEFARAGEQLSREDALLTASRPRTAETLRRLTGAIETRRALTASAAPDLPAAQQDAWQSVAKSAAYADLTGAEDRALAAAAGAGAAGPPSGWEAAYTSVAGSMREIGDAAHAAAADRADPFGAGALSPAGAAVALGLAAVAASLVISVRIGRALVVELVSLRNTALEIAHRKLPQAMDRLRAGQDIDVAAETPRGPAADDEIAQVGEALATVHRAALSAAVERAELASGVSGVFVNLARRSQVLVHKQLTLLDSMERRADDPNELGDLFRLDHLTTRMRRHAESLIILSGAAPGRAWRMPIPLTNVVRAAVSEIEDYPRVEVRQLAEAAVVGGAVADLTHLLAELIENATQFSPPHTKVRVSGEPVGAGYVLEVEDRGLGMGRESLQEANRRIEQSEALDLFDSDRLGLFVVSRLSARHGVKVHLRMSPYGGTTAVVLLPNSLLQGALTAAAPQPEEQARATPAPEPVTEPVRERERLREPSQAISVVRDDVRGVPVPDRSPVREEPRPSPVAPLRPRGSAGAVPRTPAPAVTAAPSGPSAPSGPAASVTELPRRVRQASLVPQLREAPAPKAPAGVRGADEPRGRSPEQARERMAAYRAGWVRGTQATGEAGADGPGGAGSAGPTGGTGGTGSTGEGEGAR from the coding sequence ATGCGCAGACCCCGCAGAACACCGGAAGCAGCGGCGTCGCGGCCGCCCGCGCCCGCGCCGGCGGGTGGCCGCGGCAAGGGGCCGGGACGCCGGGCGCACGCCGGACCGCCCGCCGAGGAGCCGGCGGAGCGCGCTGCCTCCGACGTGTTCGCGGCGATACCCGGCGCGGCCGGGGGCGGTGCCCGCGGTCCGCGCCTGCGACTGCGCCCCGCCACCGTCCGGGCGAAGATCGTCTCGCTGCTGATGGTGCCGGTGGTCTCCCTGCTCGCCCTCTGGGCCTTCGCGACCGTCGACGCGGCCCAGGACGTCGCCCGCCTCAGCCGCGTTCAGCGCGTAGACCGGGAACTGCGGGCCCCGGTGGAGAACGCCATCGCCGCGCTGCAGGCCGAACGGCGCACGGCCGTACGGCTGCTGGCCGACCCCACTGCCGGCCAGGCGGCCGCCGCCCAGGCCCCCGGCCAGGCCGCAGCCCTGGACGAGCAGGCACGCCGCACCGACGGAGCCCTACGGTCGCTGCGGCTCGGCGACCGCAACACCGTGGCCGACTCCGGCGACTACCGCACCGACATCGTCGTCCGGCTGCGTGCCTTCGTCGCCGCCGCCGAGGGGCTGGGTCCGGCGCGCGAGGACGTCGCCGAGCACCGGGCGACCCCGGAAGCGGCGTACGAGACGTACACCCGGGTGATCGACACGGCGCTGGATGTGGGTGGCGCCCTCTCCGGAGGCGGCCAGGACGCCGAGCTGGGCGTCGACGCCCGGGTCCTGCTGGAGTTCGCGCGGGCCGGGGAGCAGCTGTCCCGGGAGGACGCCCTGCTGACGGCGTCGCGGCCGCGCACCGCCGAAACGCTTCGCCGCCTGACCGGAGCGATCGAGACCCGACGCGCCCTGACCGCCTCCGCCGCCCCGGACCTGCCCGCCGCCCAGCAGGACGCCTGGCAGTCCGTGGCCAAGAGCGCCGCCTACGCCGACCTCACCGGGGCCGAGGACCGGGCGCTCGCCGCCGCGGCCGGTGCCGGGGCGGCCGGCCCGCCCTCCGGCTGGGAGGCGGCCTACACCTCGGTCGCCGGCTCGATGCGGGAGATCGGGGACGCCGCCCACGCGGCCGCCGCGGACCGCGCCGACCCCTTCGGCGCGGGCGCGCTGAGTCCCGCCGGAGCCGCCGTCGCCCTGGGCCTGGCCGCGGTGGCCGCCTCGCTCGTCATCTCGGTCCGCATCGGCCGGGCCCTCGTGGTCGAGCTGGTCTCGCTGCGCAACACCGCGCTGGAGATCGCGCACCGCAAACTCCCGCAGGCCATGGACCGGTTGCGGGCCGGGCAGGACATCGACGTGGCCGCCGAAACCCCGCGGGGACCGGCCGCCGACGACGAGATCGCCCAGGTCGGCGAGGCACTGGCCACGGTCCACCGGGCCGCGCTCAGCGCCGCCGTCGAACGCGCGGAACTGGCCAGCGGCGTGAGCGGGGTCTTCGTCAACCTCGCCCGGCGCAGCCAGGTCCTGGTCCACAAGCAGCTCACCCTCCTCGACTCGATGGAGCGGCGCGCCGACGACCCGAACGAGCTCGGCGACCTCTTCCGCCTCGACCACCTCACCACCCGGATGCGGCGGCACGCCGAAAGCCTGATCATCCTCTCGGGCGCCGCCCCCGGCCGCGCCTGGCGGATGCCGATCCCGCTGACGAACGTCGTGCGGGCCGCCGTCTCCGAGATCGAGGACTACCCGCGCGTCGAGGTCCGCCAGCTCGCGGAGGCGGCCGTGGTCGGCGGAGCCGTCGCCGACCTCACCCATCTGCTCGCGGAACTCATCGAGAACGCCACCCAGTTCTCCCCGCCCCACACCAAGGTCAGGGTCAGCGGAGAACCCGTCGGCGCCGGCTACGTCCTGGAGGTCGAGGACCGGGGTCTCGGCATGGGCCGCGAATCCCTCCAGGAGGCCAACCGGCGCATCGAGCAGTCCGAGGCGCTCGACCTCTTCGACAGCGACCGGCTCGGGCTCTTCGTGGTCAGCCGTCTCTCGGCCCGCCACGGTGTGAAGGTACACCTGCGCATGTCACCGTACGGCGGCACCACCGCGGTGGTGCTGCTCCCGAACTCCCTGCTCCAGGGCGCCCTCACGGCCGCCGCACCGCAGCCCGAGGAGCAGGCGCGCGCGACCCCGGCTCCGGAGCCGGTCACCGAACCGGTCCGGGAGCGGGAGCGGCTGCGGGAGCCGTCCCAGGCCATCAGCGTCGTACGCGACGACGTGCGCGGGGTGCCGGTCCCGGACCGGAGCCCCGTACGGGAGGAGCCCCGGCCCTCCCCGGTGGCCCCGCTGCGGCCGCGCGGCTCCGCGGGCGCGGTTCCCCGTACGCCCGCCCCGGCTGTCACGGCGGCCCCCTCGGGCCCATCCGCCCCCTCGGGTCCGGCGGCCTCCGTCACCGAACTGCCGCGCCGGGTCCGGCAGGCGAGCCTCGTCCCGCAGCTGCGCGAGGCCCCCGCTCCGAAGGCCCCGGCCGGTGTCCGGGGGGCCGATGAACCGCGCGGCCGCAGCCCCGAGCAGGCGCGCGAGCGGATGGCGGCGTACCGGGCGGGCTGGGTGCGGGGCACGCAGGCGACCGGCGAGGCCGGCGCGGACGGCCCGGGCGGCGCGGGCAGTGCGGGGCCCACGGGTGGCACGGGCGGCACAGGCAGTACTGGCGAAGGCGAAGGAGCACGATGA
- a CDS encoding GTP-binding protein, giving the protein MGLHDNGPAPSAEGGEELASLALKILVAGGFGVGKTTLVGSVSEIRPLRTEELLSEAGELVDDTGGVDQKTTTTVAMDFGRITIRSGLSLYLFGTPGQDRFWFLWDELSQGALGAVVLADTRRLEDCFPAVDYFEHRKIPFVVAVNCFANARRYASNEVARALDLDQGTPVVLCDARDKDSGKEVLIRLVEYAGRVHTARLLESVEPRADSV; this is encoded by the coding sequence ATGGGACTGCACGACAACGGGCCGGCGCCGTCCGCCGAGGGCGGAGAGGAACTGGCCTCGCTCGCGCTGAAGATACTCGTGGCGGGCGGCTTCGGCGTGGGGAAGACGACCCTGGTCGGCTCCGTCAGCGAGATCCGGCCGCTGCGGACGGAGGAACTCCTCAGCGAGGCCGGGGAACTGGTCGACGACACGGGCGGGGTCGACCAGAAGACGACGACCACCGTGGCCATGGACTTCGGGCGGATCACGATCAGGTCGGGGCTGTCCCTCTACCTGTTCGGAACCCCGGGGCAGGACCGCTTCTGGTTCCTGTGGGACGAGCTGTCGCAGGGGGCTCTGGGCGCGGTGGTCCTCGCCGACACGCGGCGGCTGGAGGACTGCTTCCCGGCGGTGGACTACTTCGAGCACCGCAAGATCCCGTTCGTGGTGGCCGTCAACTGCTTCGCGAACGCACGGCGGTACGCCTCGAACGAGGTCGCGCGGGCGCTGGACCTGGATCAGGGGACGCCGGTGGTGCTGTGCGACGCGCGGGACAAGGACTCGGGGAAGGAAGTGCTGATCCGGCTGGTGGAGTACGCGGGGCGGGTGCACACGGCGCGGCTGCTGGAGTCGGTGGAACCGCGGGCCGATTCGGTGTGA
- a CDS encoding roadblock/LC7 domain-containing protein translates to MALDKQLDWLLDDLTRRVQQVRHAVVLSNDGLVTGASAGLAREDAEHLAAVAAGLQSLAKGSGRHFRAGEVRQTMVEYDDGVLFVMAAGAGSCLCVLSASEADIGHVAYEMTLLVNRVGEHLGVAERRITGG, encoded by the coding sequence ATGGCGCTGGACAAGCAGCTTGACTGGCTGCTGGACGACTTGACGCGGCGCGTGCAGCAGGTGCGGCACGCGGTGGTGCTGTCCAACGACGGCCTGGTGACGGGCGCGAGCGCGGGGCTGGCACGGGAGGACGCGGAGCACCTGGCGGCCGTCGCGGCGGGGCTGCAGAGCCTTGCGAAGGGCTCGGGGCGGCACTTCAGGGCGGGTGAGGTCCGACAGACCATGGTCGAGTACGACGACGGGGTCCTCTTCGTCATGGCCGCGGGTGCGGGCAGCTGCCTGTGCGTGCTGAGCGCCTCCGAGGCGGATATCGGGCACGTGGCGTACGAGATGACGCTGCTGGTCAACCGGGTGGGGGAGCACCTGGGTGTCGCGGAGCGGCGGATCACCGGCGGCTGA
- a CDS encoding SAM-dependent methyltransferase: MDPVEVVPVGVVVGGRSAVVDDDWGRETAVIRLAPERFGPQALYGLEDFSHVEVVFHFDRVPEDKIETGARHPRGNPDWPLVGIFAQRGKNRPNRLGLSRCRVLKVDVLAADGPELHVEGLDAVAGTPVLDLKPYMTEFGPRGEHRQPEWATELMRDYY, from the coding sequence ATGGATCCGGTGGAAGTGGTCCCGGTGGGCGTGGTGGTGGGCGGCCGCTCGGCGGTCGTGGACGACGACTGGGGGCGGGAGACGGCGGTGATCCGCCTGGCCCCGGAGCGGTTCGGTCCGCAAGCCCTGTACGGACTGGAGGACTTCTCGCACGTGGAAGTGGTCTTCCACTTCGACCGGGTGCCGGAGGACAAGATCGAGACGGGTGCACGGCACCCCCGTGGCAATCCTGACTGGCCGCTCGTCGGCATCTTCGCCCAGCGCGGCAAGAACCGCCCCAACCGGCTGGGCCTCTCGCGCTGTCGCGTCCTGAAGGTGGACGTGCTGGCGGCGGACGGACCCGAGTTGCACGTGGAGGGGCTGGACGCGGTCGCGGGGACTCCGGTGCTCGACCTCAAGCCGTACATGACGGAGTTCGGCCCGCGCGGCGAGCACCGCCAGCCGGAGTGGGCGACGGAGCTGATGCGCGACTACTACTGA
- a CDS encoding class I SAM-dependent methyltransferase, producing MSEDRTQDHTRNRSLDRAREQAQDPARGRPRDQTRDRGHVQEFFGARAAGWDRKFPGDEPAFATAVGEFGLRPGDRVLDAGCGTGRALTALRAAVGPSGTVLGADVTPQMLTAAHEAGRDAQGALLLADVAALPLRDGVLDAVFAAGLIAHLPDPGANLRELARVVRPGGRLALFHPIGRAALAARHGRELTPDDMRAEHNLGPLLAGSGWQLTSYADEDTRFLALAVRTP from the coding sequence ATGAGCGAAGACCGCACACAGGACCACACCCGGAACCGGTCGCTGGACCGGGCTCGGGAGCAGGCTCAGGACCCCGCTCGGGGCCGGCCCCGGGACCAGACGCGGGACCGCGGCCACGTCCAGGAGTTCTTCGGGGCGCGCGCGGCCGGCTGGGACCGCAAGTTCCCCGGGGACGAGCCCGCCTTCGCGACCGCCGTGGGCGAGTTCGGACTGCGGCCCGGGGACCGGGTGCTCGACGCGGGCTGCGGCACCGGGCGGGCGCTGACCGCGCTCCGCGCGGCCGTCGGCCCGTCGGGAACGGTGCTCGGCGCCGATGTCACTCCGCAGATGCTGACCGCCGCACACGAGGCGGGCCGGGATGCCCAGGGCGCCCTGCTGCTGGCGGACGTGGCCGCGCTGCCGCTGCGCGACGGGGTACTGGACGCCGTGTTCGCCGCCGGCCTCATCGCCCATCTGCCCGACCCCGGGGCCAACTTGCGCGAGCTCGCCCGCGTGGTCCGCCCGGGCGGCCGGCTCGCGCTGTTCCACCCCATCGGCAGGGCGGCCCTCGCGGCGCGCCACGGCCGGGAGCTGACCCCCGACGACATGCGCGCGGAGCACAACCTCGGCCCGCTCCTTGCCGGTTCGGGCTGGCAGCTGACTTCGTACGCCGACGAGGACACCCGCTTCCTCGCGCTGGCGGTCCGCACCCCCTGA
- a CDS encoding DEAD/DEAH box helicase codes for MLPTISGLIPCSAVFLPAEPARHGRIAFWRAESAEGSLHLDGQGASEQLTVVTPDLRRTTVTALVLPLAEALPLLTRVRATASAGAAPFWGAATLLALRFAARGLLLPGLSPAGYDAWRLGPLDAADLEEVRELAAAMPPDAHCVPVDPTGPAGPAVPAGPGEDPDPGAPPRLPAPEPLLRAFLDAVADTLPRSPAAPAAAGGPAFAARPARLHPELRDWAAEVAAGHDAGVRVSIRIEVDPDAEPPAFRAVLQMHGLADAALVADAADVWAGSGPAAAAFPPRARLDALRAVRRAARLWPPLAPLLGAAVPDAVDLADEEVAELLGDAAGALAAEGVQVHWPRGLARTLTARAVVGRAATGSDLPGLSGPLSATSAHPVGWRYALGGQGDLTADELDRLAEAKRPLVRLRDQWVLIDPAAARRARALARKDREVTAADALAAVLTGSTELDGTRYDVEATGALERLRAILTTDPERAAPETAGPGRTDPGHADPRHRDTGHAEPVPAEPGRAAPERAAATADVQAPAALRATLRDYQLRGLRWLARLTGLGFGACLADDMGLGKTVTLIALHLHRQEHGHEGPTLVVCPASLLGNWQREIEKFAPGTPVRRFHGAGRSLEGPAGQPSGGFVLTTYGTMRLDAPRLAAVHWGLVVADEAQHIKNPRSSTAKALRTIPSAARVALTGTPVENNLSELWAVLDWTTPGLLGRLGTFRTRYAEPVESGRDPRAAARLGALVRPFLLRRKKSDPGIAPELPPKTETDHAVSLTREQAGLYEAVVRETLAAIAGADGMERRGLVVKLLTSLKQICNHPAQYTKEHHGPKEAAGAASGKLELLDELLDTILAEGGSALVFTQYVAMARIIERHLLARGIPSQLLHGGTPVPRREELVDRFQAGEFPVFLLSLKAAGTGLNLTRAGHVIHYDRWWNPAVEEQATDRAYRIGQTQPVQVHRIIAEGTVEDRIAELLQRKRALADAVLAGGEAALTELSDAELAELVALRPTTSGERHG; via the coding sequence GTGCTCCCGACGATCTCCGGCCTCATCCCCTGCTCCGCCGTCTTCCTCCCCGCCGAACCGGCCCGCCACGGCCGGATCGCCTTCTGGCGGGCGGAGTCGGCCGAGGGCAGCCTCCACCTGGACGGCCAGGGCGCCTCCGAACAGCTCACCGTGGTCACGCCCGACCTACGGCGCACCACGGTGACGGCCCTCGTCCTGCCCCTCGCCGAAGCCCTGCCCCTGCTCACCCGGGTCCGGGCCACCGCCTCGGCCGGTGCCGCGCCCTTCTGGGGCGCCGCCACCCTGCTGGCCCTGCGCTTCGCCGCCCGCGGGCTCCTGTTGCCCGGACTGAGCCCCGCCGGGTACGACGCCTGGCGGCTCGGGCCGCTGGACGCCGCCGACCTGGAGGAGGTCCGGGAGCTGGCGGCGGCCATGCCGCCCGACGCGCACTGCGTACCCGTCGACCCCACAGGCCCCGCAGGCCCCGCCGTCCCCGCAGGCCCCGGCGAAGACCCCGACCCCGGCGCCCCACCACGGCTGCCCGCCCCGGAGCCGCTGCTGCGCGCCTTCCTCGACGCCGTCGCCGACACCCTGCCCCGCTCCCCCGCCGCACCCGCCGCCGCCGGCGGCCCCGCCTTCGCCGCCCGCCCGGCCCGGCTCCACCCCGAGCTGCGCGACTGGGCCGCGGAGGTCGCGGCCGGGCACGACGCCGGAGTGCGGGTCTCGATCCGCATCGAGGTGGACCCGGACGCCGAACCCCCCGCCTTCCGTGCCGTGCTGCAGATGCACGGCCTCGCGGACGCCGCCCTCGTCGCCGACGCCGCCGACGTCTGGGCCGGCTCCGGGCCCGCCGCGGCCGCCTTCCCGCCCCGCGCCCGCCTGGACGCGCTCCGCGCCGTGCGCCGCGCCGCCCGTCTGTGGCCTCCGCTTGCCCCGCTGCTCGGCGCGGCCGTCCCCGACGCGGTGGACCTCGCCGACGAGGAGGTCGCGGAGCTGCTCGGGGACGCCGCCGGCGCCCTGGCGGCCGAGGGGGTGCAGGTGCACTGGCCGCGCGGGCTCGCCCGTACGCTCACGGCGCGGGCCGTCGTGGGCCGGGCCGCCACCGGCTCCGACCTGCCGGGCCTGTCCGGCCCGCTCTCCGCCACCTCCGCGCACCCCGTCGGCTGGCGTTACGCCCTGGGCGGCCAGGGCGATCTGACGGCCGACGAGCTGGACCGGCTCGCCGAGGCCAAGCGGCCCCTGGTCCGGCTGCGCGACCAGTGGGTCCTGATCGATCCGGCCGCGGCCCGCCGGGCCCGTGCCCTCGCCCGCAAGGACCGCGAGGTGACGGCCGCCGACGCGCTGGCCGCCGTACTGACCGGCTCGACGGAGCTCGACGGCACGCGGTACGACGTAGAGGCCACCGGGGCGCTGGAACGGCTCCGCGCGATCCTCACCACCGACCCCGAGCGCGCGGCCCCGGAGACCGCAGGTCCCGGGCGCACGGATCCGGGGCACGCGGATCCCCGGCACAGGGATACGGGGCACGCAGAACCCGTGCCCGCGGAACCCGGCCGCGCCGCCCCGGAGCGGGCCGCCGCGACGGCCGACGTGCAGGCCCCGGCCGCCCTCCGCGCCACCCTGCGCGACTACCAGCTCCGCGGCCTGCGCTGGCTCGCCCGCCTGACCGGGCTCGGCTTCGGAGCCTGCCTCGCCGACGACATGGGCCTGGGCAAGACCGTCACGCTGATCGCGCTCCACCTGCACCGCCAGGAGCACGGGCACGAGGGCCCGACGCTGGTGGTCTGCCCGGCCTCGCTGCTGGGCAACTGGCAGCGGGAGATCGAGAAGTTCGCCCCCGGCACTCCGGTGCGCCGCTTCCACGGCGCCGGCCGCAGCCTCGAAGGCCCGGCCGGCCAACCCTCCGGCGGATTCGTCCTCACCACCTACGGAACCATGCGCCTGGACGCACCCCGGCTCGCCGCCGTGCACTGGGGCCTGGTCGTCGCGGACGAGGCCCAGCACATCAAGAACCCGCGTTCCTCGACCGCGAAGGCCCTGCGCACCATCCCCTCGGCCGCCCGCGTGGCCCTCACCGGCACCCCGGTCGAGAACAACCTGTCCGAGCTGTGGGCCGTCCTCGACTGGACCACGCCGGGCCTCCTCGGCCGCCTCGGCACCTTCCGCACGCGCTACGCCGAGCCGGTCGAAAGCGGCCGCGACCCGCGTGCGGCGGCCCGGCTGGGGGCGCTCGTCAGGCCGTTCCTGCTCCGCCGCAAGAAGTCCGACCCCGGAATCGCACCCGAACTGCCGCCCAAGACCGAGACCGACCACGCCGTGTCCCTGACCCGCGAACAGGCCGGGCTGTACGAGGCGGTCGTCCGCGAGACCCTCGCCGCGATCGCCGGAGCGGACGGGATGGAGCGCCGCGGGCTCGTCGTGAAACTGCTGACCTCGCTCAAGCAGATCTGCAACCACCCCGCGCAGTACACGAAGGAGCACCACGGCCCGAAGGAGGCCGCAGGGGCGGCGTCCGGAAAGCTGGAACTCCTCGACGAGCTGCTCGACACGATCCTGGCCGAGGGCGGCTCGGCTCTGGTCTTCACCCAGTACGTGGCGATGGCCCGCATCATCGAACGCCACCTCCTCGCGCGCGGCATCCCTTCTCAACTGCTGCACGGGGGCACGCCCGTTCCGCGCCGCGAAGAGCTCGTGGACCGCTTCCAGGCGGGCGAGTTCCCGGTGTTCCTGCTCTCCCTCAAGGCCGCGGGCACCGGCCTCAACCTCACCCGCGCCGGCCACGTCATCCACTACGACCGCTGGTGGAACCCGGCCGTCGAGGAACAGGCCACCGACCGCGCCTACCGCATCGGCCAGACCCAGCCCGTCCAGGTCCACCGCATCATCGCGGAAGGCACCGTCGAAGACCGGATCGCCGAACTCCTGCAACGCAAAAGGGCGCTGGCCGATGCCGTGCTCGCGGGCGGCGAGGCCGCGCTGACCGAACTGAGCGACGCGGAGCTTGCCGAGCTCGTCGCGCTGCGCCCGACCACCTCCGGGGAGCGACACGGATGA
- a CDS encoding MHYT domain-containing protein has product MGHLDHAAYGWLTPALSYVMASIGAALGLRCTVRALAATTGASRRNWLLTAASAIGTGIWTMHFVAMLGFHVTGTEIRYNVPLTILSLLVAMIVVGAGVFAVGYGKDRGRALVLGGLTTGLGVASMHYLGMAALRLHGSVSYEPLTVGLSVAIAVVAATAALWAALNIKSPVAVAVASLVMGAAVSSMHYTGMLAVAVEVTPSDTALPGATAMQFIFPLAVGLGSYLFITSAFVALSPTADEREASAMASADLRLGERGATAPAG; this is encoded by the coding sequence ATGGGACACCTGGACCACGCCGCCTACGGCTGGCTTACCCCCGCGCTGTCATACGTGATGGCTTCGATCGGCGCCGCCCTCGGCCTGCGCTGCACCGTTCGCGCGCTCGCCGCGACGACCGGAGCCTCCCGCCGCAACTGGCTCCTCACAGCGGCCTCGGCCATCGGCACCGGGATCTGGACGATGCACTTCGTCGCCATGCTCGGTTTCCACGTCACCGGGACCGAGATCCGCTACAACGTGCCGCTGACCATCCTCAGCCTGCTCGTCGCGATGATCGTCGTCGGCGCCGGAGTCTTCGCCGTCGGCTACGGGAAGGACCGCGGCCGGGCCCTCGTCCTCGGCGGCCTCACCACCGGCCTCGGCGTCGCCAGCATGCACTACCTCGGCATGGCGGCCCTGCGCCTGCACGGCTCGGTCTCCTACGAGCCGCTGACGGTCGGACTCTCCGTCGCCATCGCGGTCGTCGCGGCCACGGCCGCCCTGTGGGCGGCCCTCAACATCAAGTCCCCCGTGGCCGTCGCCGTCGCCTCGCTCGTCATGGGCGCCGCCGTCAGCAGCATGCACTACACCGGCATGCTCGCCGTCGCCGTCGAGGTCACCCCCTCGGACACGGCCCTGCCGGGCGCCACCGCCATGCAGTTCATCTTCCCGCTCGCCGTCGGCCTCGGCTCCTACCTCTTCATCACCTCCGCGTTCGTCGCCCTCTCGCCGACCGCCGACGAGCGGGAGGCCTCCGCGATGGCCTCCGCCGACCTCCGCCTGGGAGAGCGGGGCGCCACCGCCCCCGCGGGCTGA
- a CDS encoding PPOX class F420-dependent oxidoreductase, with the protein MVKKMTQEEWREFVSRSTRTGKLSTVREDGSPHIAPIWFVLDGDSFVFNTGKDTVKGRNLARDGRVALCVDDDRPPFSYVVLQGRAEISEDLDAMLPWSTRIGARYMGADQGEAFGRRNAVPGELLVRVHIDKVISAAGVAD; encoded by the coding sequence ATGGTGAAGAAGATGACTCAAGAGGAATGGCGGGAGTTCGTCTCCCGCTCCACCCGCACCGGGAAACTGTCCACCGTCCGTGAGGACGGAAGCCCTCACATCGCTCCCATCTGGTTCGTTCTCGACGGCGATTCCTTCGTGTTCAACACCGGGAAGGACACCGTCAAGGGGCGCAATCTGGCCCGCGACGGCCGCGTCGCGCTCTGCGTGGACGACGACCGGCCGCCCTTCTCCTACGTCGTCCTCCAGGGCCGGGCGGAGATCAGCGAGGACCTGGACGCGATGCTCCCCTGGTCGACCAGGATCGGCGCCCGCTACATGGGAGCGGACCAGGGCGAGGCCTTCGGGCGCCGCAACGCCGTCCCCGGCGAGCTGCTCGTGCGCGTCCACATCGACAAGGTGATCTCGGCAGCAGGCGTGGCCGACTGA
- a CDS encoding roadblock/LC7 domain-containing protein, producing the protein MIEHQRIDLDGVRRSGELDWLLDDLVVRVREVRHAVVLSNDGLAVGASSALSREDAEHLAAVASGFHSLAKGAGRHFHAGGVRQTMVEMDEGFLFVAAAGDGSCLAVLSGAGADMGLIAYEMARLVKRVGEHLYTPARFAARPPAAG; encoded by the coding sequence ATGATCGAACATCAGAGGATCGACCTCGACGGCGTCCGCAGGTCGGGCGAGCTCGACTGGCTCCTGGACGACCTCGTGGTCCGGGTGCGCGAGGTCCGGCACGCCGTGGTCCTGTCCAACGACGGCCTGGCGGTGGGCGCTTCCAGCGCGCTCAGCCGGGAGGACGCCGAACACCTGGCGGCCGTGGCCTCCGGCTTCCACAGCCTGGCCAAGGGCGCAGGCCGGCACTTCCACGCCGGGGGCGTGCGCCAGACGATGGTGGAGATGGACGAGGGCTTCCTCTTCGTGGCGGCCGCCGGAGACGGCTCCTGCCTGGCCGTGCTCAGCGGCGCCGGCGCCGACATGGGGCTGATCGCCTACGAGATGGCCCGGCTGGTCAAGCGGGTCGGCGAGCACCTGTACACCCCGGCCCGGTTCGCGGCGCGGCCGCCGGCCGCCGGTTGA
- a CDS encoding DUF742 domain-containing protein — MSTNGRWYDADAGPLVRPYAMTGGRTKPGPHGVRFDLIALVVVDPAGTDEAAESLLGPEHRALLGLCRDETQSVAELAADADLPVGVVRVLLGDLLEAGHVKVSRPVPPAQLPDERILREVIEGLRAL; from the coding sequence TTGAGCACGAACGGCCGGTGGTACGACGCCGACGCGGGCCCGCTCGTCCGTCCGTACGCCATGACCGGCGGACGCACGAAGCCGGGACCCCACGGGGTCCGGTTCGACCTGATCGCACTGGTCGTCGTGGACCCGGCGGGGACCGACGAGGCGGCCGAGTCGCTGCTGGGGCCGGAGCACCGTGCGCTGCTCGGCCTGTGCCGGGACGAGACCCAGTCGGTGGCGGAGCTCGCGGCGGACGCGGACCTTCCCGTGGGCGTCGTGCGCGTACTGCTCGGGGACCTGCTGGAGGCCGGGCACGTCAAGGTCAGCAGACCGGTGCCACCCGCACAGCTGCCTGACGAGCGGATTCTGCGTGAAGTCATCGAGGGATTGCGAGCGCTGTGA